The genomic window CAAGCCAGATTATTCGATGATCTTCGGCTAGCTTTTCAAAATAATCGGCATTAGTAAAAACAACCTTTTCTTCTTCCTTAATTCCGCCAAAAAAACTCTTGATGTTGCTTCCCAAAGCAAGTAAAATAGTTTCTAGCGTGGCAATTGACGGGCTTGTAAGGTCATTCTCTAATTGTGAGATGTAACCCTTAGTAAGCTCGCATCTGTCTGCTAATTCTTCTTGTGTAAGCCCTGCTTTGAGCCTCAATTCTTTGAGTTTTACGCCTATATTCATTGCTTTCCTCGTTATTAAACAGAGTTTAGCAAAACTAAACTAGCTGTTTAGTGCGTTTAGTATTTTTAAACCGACTGTTTAGTAAAAATAAACATAGTGAATATAGCAGGTTTTAATATATTTGTCAATAAGAAATATATAAAATTTAAAAAAATATATAAAAAACTATATTTTTGGCTGTGACATGTTTGTGACAATGGCGTTACTATATTGTATATGAATTGTGTTAATCTGAAATCAAAAAATTATGTAGTTTTATTAAAAAAATGTCTTTGGGAGTGAAAAATGGAAAAAACTAAGATCATGATTGCAGATGACGAGGCCAAGCTTCGTACCTTGATTAAAGATTGGCTTACAGACGCCGGATATGAAGTAGTAGAAGCAGAAGACGGAAAAGTTGCGCTTGAAAAGTTTGAACAGCAGCCTGATATAAAACTTATAATTTTGGATGTAATGATGCCTTATATAGACGGTTGGAAGGTGTGCAAAGAAATCAGAAAAAAATCTACTGTGCCTATAATTATGCTTACTGCCAGAAGTGAAGAAATGGATGAGCTTGAAAGTTTTGAAAAGGGTGCCAATGACTATATTCCCAAGCCTTTTTCTTTGGCTGTTCTCTTAGCAAGAATAAAAGCCCGTTTGGAAATGGACTACAATAACAGCAATGTAATAGAACATGGCGATTTAAAAATTGATATAGATACGCACAAAGTTATTCTAGCCGGTAAAGAGATCGACCTTACACCTATCGAGTATGAATTATTATTGCATCTAGCTAGAAATTACGGCAAGCTGTTTACCCGCGAAAAGCTGTTAACTCAAGTATGGGGCTATGATTATTATGGCGGCGACCGTACTGTTGACACGCATGTGGGCAGACTTAGAATAAAGCTAGGCGAATACGGCGACAAGTACATAAAGACTGTACGCGGATACGGCTATAAA from Clostridia bacterium includes these protein-coding regions:
- a CDS encoding XRE family transcriptional regulator encodes the protein MNIGVKLKELRLKAGLTQEELADRCELTKGYISQLENDLTSPSIATLETILLALGSNIKSFFGGIKEEEKVVFTNADYFEKLAEDHRIIWLVTNSQKNEMEPIILELNPGAKMDEDMPHEGEEFGYILNGTVMLNIGGKSYELKKGDTFYYTADKIHYIENVGKTNAQIIWVSSPPNF
- a CDS encoding response regulator transcription factor; the encoded protein is MEKTKIMIADDEAKLRTLIKDWLTDAGYEVVEAEDGKVALEKFEQQPDIKLIILDVMMPYIDGWKVCKEIRKKSTVPIIMLTARSEEMDELESFEKGANDYIPKPFSLAVLLARIKARLEMDYNNSNVIEHGDLKIDIDTHKVILAGKEIDLTPIEYELLLHLARNYGKLFTREKLLTQVWGYDYYGGDRTVDTHVGRLRIKLGEYGDKYIKTVRGYGYKFEI